From a single Phocoena sinus isolate mPhoSin1 chromosome 1, mPhoSin1.pri, whole genome shotgun sequence genomic region:
- the HNRNPR gene encoding heterogeneous nuclear ribonucleoprotein R isoform X4: MANQVNGNAVQLKEEEEPMDTSSVTHTEHYKTLIEAGLPQKVAERLDEIFQTGLVAYVDLDERAIDALREFNEEGALSVLQQFKESDLSHVQNKSAFLCGVMKTYRQREKQGSKVQESTKGPDEAKIKALLERTGYTLDVTTGQRKYGGPPPDSVYSGMQPGIGTECDSYEIRPGKHLGVCISVANNRLFVGSIPKNKTKENILEEFSKVTEGLVDVILYHQPDDKKKNRGFCFLEYEDHKSAAQARRRLMSGKVKVWGNVVTVEWADPVEEPDPEVMAKVKVLFVRNLATTVTEEILEKSFSEFGKLERVKKLKDYAFVHFEDRGAAVKAMDEMNGKEIEGEEIEIVLAKPPDKKRKERQAARQASRSTAYEDYYYHPPPRMPPPIRGRGRGGGRGGYGYPPDYYGYEDYYDDYYGYDYHDYRGGYEDPYYGYDDGYAVRGRGGGRGGRGAPPPPRGRGAPPPRGRAGYSQRGAPLGPPRGSRGGRGGPAQQQRGRGSRGSRGNRGGNVGGKRKADGYNQPDSKRRQTNNQQNWGSQPIAQQPLQQGGDYSGNYGYNNDNQEFYQDTYGQQWK; the protein is encoded by the exons ATGGCTAATCAGGTGAATGGTAATGCGGTACagttaaaagaagaggaagaaccaATGGATACTTCCAGTGTAACTCACACAGAACACTACAAGACACTGATAGAGGCAGGCCTCCCACAGAAGGTGGCAGAAAGACttgatgaaatatttcagacag gcTTGGTAGCTTATGTCGATCTTGATGAAAGAGCCATTGATGCTCTCAGGGAATTTAATGAAGAAGGAGCTCTGTCTGTACTACAGCAGTTCAAGGAAAGTGACTTATCACATGTTCAG AACAAAAGTGCATTTTTATGTGGAGTTATGAAGACCTACAGGCAAAGGGAGAAACAGGGGAGCAAGGTGCAAGAGTCTACAAAGGGACCCGATGAAGCAAAGATCAAG GCCTTGCTTGAGAGGACTGGTTATACCCTGGATGTAACCACAGGACAGAGGAAGTATGGTGGTCCTCCACCAGACAGTGTGTACTCTGGCATGCAACCTGGAATTGGAACAGAA tgTGACAGCTATGAAATTCGCCCTGGTAAACACCTTGGAGTGTGCATTTCTGTGGCAAACAACAGGCTTTTTGTTGGATCAATTCCGAAGAATAAGACTAAAGAAAACATTCTGGAAGAATTCAGTAAAGTCACag AGGGTTTGGTGGACGTTATTCTCTATCATCAACCCGATGACAAAAAGAAGAATCGGGGGTTCTGCTTCCTTGAGTATGAGGATCACAAGTCAGCAGCACAAGCCAGACGCCGGCTGATGAGTGGAAAAGTAAAAGTATGGGGAAATGTAGTTACGGTTGAATGGGCTGACCCTGTGGAAGAACCAGATCCAGAAGTCATGGCTAAG GTGAAAGTTTTATTTGTGAGAAACTTGGCTACTACAGTGACAGAAGAAATACTGGAAAAGTCGTTTTCTGAATTCGGAAAACTTGAAAGAGTGAAGAAGTTGAAAGATTATGCATTTGTTCATTTCGAAGACAGAGGAGCAGCTGTTAAg GCCATGGATGAAATGAATGGCAAAGAAATAGAAGGGGAAGAAATTGAAATAGTCTTAGCCAAGCCaccagacaagaaaaggaaagagcgCCAAGCTGCTAGACAGGCCTCCAGAAGCACTGC GTATGAAGATTATTACTATCACCCTCCTCCTCGTATGCCACCTCCAATTAGAGGTCGGGGTCgtggtggggggagaggtggATATGGCTACCCTCCAGATTACTATGGCTATGAAGATTACTATGATGATTACTATGGTTATGATTATCATGACTATCGTGGAGGCTATGAAGATCCCTACTACGGCTATGATGATGGCTATGCagtaagaggaagaggaggaggaaggggagggcgAGGTGCTCCACCACCACCAAGGGGGCGGGGAGCACCACCTCCAAGAGGTAGAGCTGGCTATTCACAAAGGGGGGCACCTTTGGGACCACCAAGAGGCTCtaggggtggcagagggggtcCTGCACAACAGCAGAGAGGCCGTGGTTCCCGTGGATCTCGGGGCAACCGTGGGGGCAATgtaggagggaagagaaaggcagaTGGGTACAACCAACCTGATTCCAAGCGCCGTCAGACCAACAACCAACAGAACTGGGGTTCCCAGCCCATCGCTCAACAGCCGCTTCAGCAAGGTGGTGACTATTCTGGTAACTATGGTTACAATAATGACAACCAGGAATTTTATCAGGATACTTATGGGCAACAGTGGAAATAG
- the HNRNPR gene encoding heterogeneous nuclear ribonucleoprotein R isoform X3 gives MANQVNGNAVQLKEEEEPMDTSSVTHTEHYKTLIEAGLPQKVAERLDEIFQTGLVAYVDLDERAIDALREFNEEGALSVLQQFKESDLSHVQNKSAFLCGVMKTYRQREKQGSKVQESTKGPDEAKIKALLERTGYTLDVTTGQRKYGGPPPDSVYSGMQPGIGTECDSYEIRPGKHLGVCISVANNRLFVGSIPKNKTKENILEEFSKVTGLTEGLVDVILYHQPDDKKKNRGFCFLEYEDHKSAAQARRRLMSGKVKVWGNVVTVEWADPVEEPDPEVMAKVKVLFVRNLATTVTEEILEKSFSEFGKLERVKKLKDYAFVHFEDRGAAVKAMDEMNGKEIEGEEIEIVLAKPPDKKRKERQAARQASRSTAYEDYYYHPPPRMPPPIRGRGRGGGRGGYGYPPDYYGYEDYYDDYYGYDYHDYRGGYEDPYYGYDDGYAVRGRGGGRGGRGAPPPPRGRGAPPPRGRAGYSQRGAPLGPPRGSRGGRGGPAQQQRGRGSRGSRGNRGGNVGGKRKADGYNQPDSKRRQTNNQQNWGSQPIAQQPLQQGGDYSGNYGYNNDNQEFYQDTYGQQWK, from the exons ATGGCTAATCAGGTGAATGGTAATGCGGTACagttaaaagaagaggaagaaccaATGGATACTTCCAGTGTAACTCACACAGAACACTACAAGACACTGATAGAGGCAGGCCTCCCACAGAAGGTGGCAGAAAGACttgatgaaatatttcagacag gcTTGGTAGCTTATGTCGATCTTGATGAAAGAGCCATTGATGCTCTCAGGGAATTTAATGAAGAAGGAGCTCTGTCTGTACTACAGCAGTTCAAGGAAAGTGACTTATCACATGTTCAG AACAAAAGTGCATTTTTATGTGGAGTTATGAAGACCTACAGGCAAAGGGAGAAACAGGGGAGCAAGGTGCAAGAGTCTACAAAGGGACCCGATGAAGCAAAGATCAAG GCCTTGCTTGAGAGGACTGGTTATACCCTGGATGTAACCACAGGACAGAGGAAGTATGGTGGTCCTCCACCAGACAGTGTGTACTCTGGCATGCAACCTGGAATTGGAACAGAA tgTGACAGCTATGAAATTCGCCCTGGTAAACACCTTGGAGTGTGCATTTCTGTGGCAAACAACAGGCTTTTTGTTGGATCAATTCCGAAGAATAAGACTAAAGAAAACATTCTGGAAGAATTCAGTAAAGTCACag GTTTAACAGAGGGTTTGGTGGACGTTATTCTCTATCATCAACCCGATGACAAAAAGAAGAATCGGGGGTTCTGCTTCCTTGAGTATGAGGATCACAAGTCAGCAGCACAAGCCAGACGCCGGCTGATGAGTGGAAAAGTAAAAGTATGGGGAAATGTAGTTACGGTTGAATGGGCTGACCCTGTGGAAGAACCAGATCCAGAAGTCATGGCTAAG GTGAAAGTTTTATTTGTGAGAAACTTGGCTACTACAGTGACAGAAGAAATACTGGAAAAGTCGTTTTCTGAATTCGGAAAACTTGAAAGAGTGAAGAAGTTGAAAGATTATGCATTTGTTCATTTCGAAGACAGAGGAGCAGCTGTTAAg GCCATGGATGAAATGAATGGCAAAGAAATAGAAGGGGAAGAAATTGAAATAGTCTTAGCCAAGCCaccagacaagaaaaggaaagagcgCCAAGCTGCTAGACAGGCCTCCAGAAGCACTGC GTATGAAGATTATTACTATCACCCTCCTCCTCGTATGCCACCTCCAATTAGAGGTCGGGGTCgtggtggggggagaggtggATATGGCTACCCTCCAGATTACTATGGCTATGAAGATTACTATGATGATTACTATGGTTATGATTATCATGACTATCGTGGAGGCTATGAAGATCCCTACTACGGCTATGATGATGGCTATGCagtaagaggaagaggaggaggaaggggagggcgAGGTGCTCCACCACCACCAAGGGGGCGGGGAGCACCACCTCCAAGAGGTAGAGCTGGCTATTCACAAAGGGGGGCACCTTTGGGACCACCAAGAGGCTCtaggggtggcagagggggtcCTGCACAACAGCAGAGAGGCCGTGGTTCCCGTGGATCTCGGGGCAACCGTGGGGGCAATgtaggagggaagagaaaggcagaTGGGTACAACCAACCTGATTCCAAGCGCCGTCAGACCAACAACCAACAGAACTGGGGTTCCCAGCCCATCGCTCAACAGCCGCTTCAGCAAGGTGGTGACTATTCTGGTAACTATGGTTACAATAATGACAACCAGGAATTTTATCAGGATACTTATGGGCAACAGTGGAAATAG
- the HNRNPR gene encoding heterogeneous nuclear ribonucleoprotein R isoform X5, whose protein sequence is MKTYRQREKQGSKVQESTKGPDEAKIKALLERTGYTLDVTTGQRKYGGPPPDSVYSGMQPGIGTEVFVGKIPRDLYEDELVPLFEKAGPIWDLRLMMDPLSGQNRGYAFITFCGKEAAQEAVKLCDSYEIRPGKHLGVCISVANNRLFVGSIPKNKTKENILEEFSKVTGLTEGLVDVILYHQPDDKKKNRGFCFLEYEDHKSAAQARRRLMSGKVKVWGNVVTVEWADPVEEPDPEVMAKVKVLFVRNLATTVTEEILEKSFSEFGKLERVKKLKDYAFVHFEDRGAAVKAMDEMNGKEIEGEEIEIVLAKPPDKKRKERQAARQASRSTAYEDYYYHPPPRMPPPIRGRGRGGGRGGYGYPPDYYGYEDYYDDYYGYDYHDYRGGYEDPYYGYDDGYAVRGRGGGRGGRGAPPPPRGRGAPPPRGRAGYSQRGAPLGPPRGSRGGRGGPAQQQRGRGSRGSRGNRGGNVGGKRKADGYNQPDSKRRQTNNQQNWGSQPIAQQPLQQGGDYSGNYGYNNDNQEFYQDTYGQQWK, encoded by the exons ATGAAGACCTACAGGCAAAGGGAGAAACAGGGGAGCAAGGTGCAAGAGTCTACAAAGGGACCCGATGAAGCAAAGATCAAG GCCTTGCTTGAGAGGACTGGTTATACCCTGGATGTAACCACAGGACAGAGGAAGTATGGTGGTCCTCCACCAGACAGTGTGTACTCTGGCATGCAACCTGGAATTGGAACAGAA GTCTTTGTAGGTAAAATACCAAGAGATTTATATGAGGATGAGTTGGTGCCCCTTTTTGAAAAGGCTGGTCCCATTTGGGATCTACGTCTTATGATGGATCCACTGTCTGGTCAGAACAGAGGGTATGCATTTATCACCTTCTGTGGAAAGGAAGCTGCACAGGAAGCTGTTAAACTG tgTGACAGCTATGAAATTCGCCCTGGTAAACACCTTGGAGTGTGCATTTCTGTGGCAAACAACAGGCTTTTTGTTGGATCAATTCCGAAGAATAAGACTAAAGAAAACATTCTGGAAGAATTCAGTAAAGTCACag GTTTAACAGAGGGTTTGGTGGACGTTATTCTCTATCATCAACCCGATGACAAAAAGAAGAATCGGGGGTTCTGCTTCCTTGAGTATGAGGATCACAAGTCAGCAGCACAAGCCAGACGCCGGCTGATGAGTGGAAAAGTAAAAGTATGGGGAAATGTAGTTACGGTTGAATGGGCTGACCCTGTGGAAGAACCAGATCCAGAAGTCATGGCTAAG GTGAAAGTTTTATTTGTGAGAAACTTGGCTACTACAGTGACAGAAGAAATACTGGAAAAGTCGTTTTCTGAATTCGGAAAACTTGAAAGAGTGAAGAAGTTGAAAGATTATGCATTTGTTCATTTCGAAGACAGAGGAGCAGCTGTTAAg GCCATGGATGAAATGAATGGCAAAGAAATAGAAGGGGAAGAAATTGAAATAGTCTTAGCCAAGCCaccagacaagaaaaggaaagagcgCCAAGCTGCTAGACAGGCCTCCAGAAGCACTGC GTATGAAGATTATTACTATCACCCTCCTCCTCGTATGCCACCTCCAATTAGAGGTCGGGGTCgtggtggggggagaggtggATATGGCTACCCTCCAGATTACTATGGCTATGAAGATTACTATGATGATTACTATGGTTATGATTATCATGACTATCGTGGAGGCTATGAAGATCCCTACTACGGCTATGATGATGGCTATGCagtaagaggaagaggaggaggaaggggagggcgAGGTGCTCCACCACCACCAAGGGGGCGGGGAGCACCACCTCCAAGAGGTAGAGCTGGCTATTCACAAAGGGGGGCACCTTTGGGACCACCAAGAGGCTCtaggggtggcagagggggtcCTGCACAACAGCAGAGAGGCCGTGGTTCCCGTGGATCTCGGGGCAACCGTGGGGGCAATgtaggagggaagagaaaggcagaTGGGTACAACCAACCTGATTCCAAGCGCCGTCAGACCAACAACCAACAGAACTGGGGTTCCCAGCCCATCGCTCAACAGCCGCTTCAGCAAGGTGGTGACTATTCTGGTAACTATGGTTACAATAATGACAACCAGGAATTTTATCAGGATACTTATGGGCAACAGTGGAAATAG
- the HNRNPR gene encoding heterogeneous nuclear ribonucleoprotein R isoform X1: MANQVNGNAVQLKEEEEPMDTSSVTHTEHYKTLIEAGLPQKVAERLDEIFQTGLVAYVDLDERAIDALREFNEEGALSVLQQFKESDLSHVQNKSAFLCGVMKTYRQREKQGSKVQESTKGPDEAKIKALLERTGYTLDVTTGQRKYGGPPPDSVYSGMQPGIGTEVFVGKIPRDLYEDELVPLFEKAGPIWDLRLMMDPLSGQNRGYAFITFCGKEAAQEAVKLCDSYEIRPGKHLGVCISVANNRLFVGSIPKNKTKENILEEFSKVTGLTEGLVDVILYHQPDDKKKNRGFCFLEYEDHKSAAQARRRLMSGKVKVWGNVVTVEWADPVEEPDPEVMAKVKVLFVRNLATTVTEEILEKSFSEFGKLERVKKLKDYAFVHFEDRGAAVKAMDEMNGKEIEGEEIEIVLAKPPDKKRKERQAARQASRSTAYEDYYYHPPPRMPPPIRGRGRGGGRGGYGYPPDYYGYEDYYDDYYGYDYHDYRGGYEDPYYGYDDGYAVRGRGGGRGGRGAPPPPRGRGAPPPRGRAGYSQRGAPLGPPRGSRGGRGGPAQQQRGRGSRGSRGNRGGNVGGKRKADGYNQPDSKRRQTNNQQNWGSQPIAQQPLQQGGDYSGNYGYNNDNQEFYQDTYGQQWK, from the exons ATGGCTAATCAGGTGAATGGTAATGCGGTACagttaaaagaagaggaagaaccaATGGATACTTCCAGTGTAACTCACACAGAACACTACAAGACACTGATAGAGGCAGGCCTCCCACAGAAGGTGGCAGAAAGACttgatgaaatatttcagacag gcTTGGTAGCTTATGTCGATCTTGATGAAAGAGCCATTGATGCTCTCAGGGAATTTAATGAAGAAGGAGCTCTGTCTGTACTACAGCAGTTCAAGGAAAGTGACTTATCACATGTTCAG AACAAAAGTGCATTTTTATGTGGAGTTATGAAGACCTACAGGCAAAGGGAGAAACAGGGGAGCAAGGTGCAAGAGTCTACAAAGGGACCCGATGAAGCAAAGATCAAG GCCTTGCTTGAGAGGACTGGTTATACCCTGGATGTAACCACAGGACAGAGGAAGTATGGTGGTCCTCCACCAGACAGTGTGTACTCTGGCATGCAACCTGGAATTGGAACAGAA GTCTTTGTAGGTAAAATACCAAGAGATTTATATGAGGATGAGTTGGTGCCCCTTTTTGAAAAGGCTGGTCCCATTTGGGATCTACGTCTTATGATGGATCCACTGTCTGGTCAGAACAGAGGGTATGCATTTATCACCTTCTGTGGAAAGGAAGCTGCACAGGAAGCTGTTAAACTG tgTGACAGCTATGAAATTCGCCCTGGTAAACACCTTGGAGTGTGCATTTCTGTGGCAAACAACAGGCTTTTTGTTGGATCAATTCCGAAGAATAAGACTAAAGAAAACATTCTGGAAGAATTCAGTAAAGTCACag GTTTAACAGAGGGTTTGGTGGACGTTATTCTCTATCATCAACCCGATGACAAAAAGAAGAATCGGGGGTTCTGCTTCCTTGAGTATGAGGATCACAAGTCAGCAGCACAAGCCAGACGCCGGCTGATGAGTGGAAAAGTAAAAGTATGGGGAAATGTAGTTACGGTTGAATGGGCTGACCCTGTGGAAGAACCAGATCCAGAAGTCATGGCTAAG GTGAAAGTTTTATTTGTGAGAAACTTGGCTACTACAGTGACAGAAGAAATACTGGAAAAGTCGTTTTCTGAATTCGGAAAACTTGAAAGAGTGAAGAAGTTGAAAGATTATGCATTTGTTCATTTCGAAGACAGAGGAGCAGCTGTTAAg GCCATGGATGAAATGAATGGCAAAGAAATAGAAGGGGAAGAAATTGAAATAGTCTTAGCCAAGCCaccagacaagaaaaggaaagagcgCCAAGCTGCTAGACAGGCCTCCAGAAGCACTGC GTATGAAGATTATTACTATCACCCTCCTCCTCGTATGCCACCTCCAATTAGAGGTCGGGGTCgtggtggggggagaggtggATATGGCTACCCTCCAGATTACTATGGCTATGAAGATTACTATGATGATTACTATGGTTATGATTATCATGACTATCGTGGAGGCTATGAAGATCCCTACTACGGCTATGATGATGGCTATGCagtaagaggaagaggaggaggaaggggagggcgAGGTGCTCCACCACCACCAAGGGGGCGGGGAGCACCACCTCCAAGAGGTAGAGCTGGCTATTCACAAAGGGGGGCACCTTTGGGACCACCAAGAGGCTCtaggggtggcagagggggtcCTGCACAACAGCAGAGAGGCCGTGGTTCCCGTGGATCTCGGGGCAACCGTGGGGGCAATgtaggagggaagagaaaggcagaTGGGTACAACCAACCTGATTCCAAGCGCCGTCAGACCAACAACCAACAGAACTGGGGTTCCCAGCCCATCGCTCAACAGCCGCTTCAGCAAGGTGGTGACTATTCTGGTAACTATGGTTACAATAATGACAACCAGGAATTTTATCAGGATACTTATGGGCAACAGTGGAAATAG
- the HNRNPR gene encoding heterogeneous nuclear ribonucleoprotein R isoform X6, producing MKTYRQREKQGSKVQESTKGPDEAKIKALLERTGYTLDVTTGQRKYGGPPPDSVYSGMQPGIGTEVFVGKIPRDLYEDELVPLFEKAGPIWDLRLMMDPLSGQNRGYAFITFCGKEAAQEAVKLCDSYEIRPGKHLGVCISVANNRLFVGSIPKNKTKENILEEFSKVTEGLVDVILYHQPDDKKKNRGFCFLEYEDHKSAAQARRRLMSGKVKVWGNVVTVEWADPVEEPDPEVMAKVKVLFVRNLATTVTEEILEKSFSEFGKLERVKKLKDYAFVHFEDRGAAVKAMDEMNGKEIEGEEIEIVLAKPPDKKRKERQAARQASRSTAYEDYYYHPPPRMPPPIRGRGRGGGRGGYGYPPDYYGYEDYYDDYYGYDYHDYRGGYEDPYYGYDDGYAVRGRGGGRGGRGAPPPPRGRGAPPPRGRAGYSQRGAPLGPPRGSRGGRGGPAQQQRGRGSRGSRGNRGGNVGGKRKADGYNQPDSKRRQTNNQQNWGSQPIAQQPLQQGGDYSGNYGYNNDNQEFYQDTYGQQWK from the exons ATGAAGACCTACAGGCAAAGGGAGAAACAGGGGAGCAAGGTGCAAGAGTCTACAAAGGGACCCGATGAAGCAAAGATCAAG GCCTTGCTTGAGAGGACTGGTTATACCCTGGATGTAACCACAGGACAGAGGAAGTATGGTGGTCCTCCACCAGACAGTGTGTACTCTGGCATGCAACCTGGAATTGGAACAGAA GTCTTTGTAGGTAAAATACCAAGAGATTTATATGAGGATGAGTTGGTGCCCCTTTTTGAAAAGGCTGGTCCCATTTGGGATCTACGTCTTATGATGGATCCACTGTCTGGTCAGAACAGAGGGTATGCATTTATCACCTTCTGTGGAAAGGAAGCTGCACAGGAAGCTGTTAAACTG tgTGACAGCTATGAAATTCGCCCTGGTAAACACCTTGGAGTGTGCATTTCTGTGGCAAACAACAGGCTTTTTGTTGGATCAATTCCGAAGAATAAGACTAAAGAAAACATTCTGGAAGAATTCAGTAAAGTCACag AGGGTTTGGTGGACGTTATTCTCTATCATCAACCCGATGACAAAAAGAAGAATCGGGGGTTCTGCTTCCTTGAGTATGAGGATCACAAGTCAGCAGCACAAGCCAGACGCCGGCTGATGAGTGGAAAAGTAAAAGTATGGGGAAATGTAGTTACGGTTGAATGGGCTGACCCTGTGGAAGAACCAGATCCAGAAGTCATGGCTAAG GTGAAAGTTTTATTTGTGAGAAACTTGGCTACTACAGTGACAGAAGAAATACTGGAAAAGTCGTTTTCTGAATTCGGAAAACTTGAAAGAGTGAAGAAGTTGAAAGATTATGCATTTGTTCATTTCGAAGACAGAGGAGCAGCTGTTAAg GCCATGGATGAAATGAATGGCAAAGAAATAGAAGGGGAAGAAATTGAAATAGTCTTAGCCAAGCCaccagacaagaaaaggaaagagcgCCAAGCTGCTAGACAGGCCTCCAGAAGCACTGC GTATGAAGATTATTACTATCACCCTCCTCCTCGTATGCCACCTCCAATTAGAGGTCGGGGTCgtggtggggggagaggtggATATGGCTACCCTCCAGATTACTATGGCTATGAAGATTACTATGATGATTACTATGGTTATGATTATCATGACTATCGTGGAGGCTATGAAGATCCCTACTACGGCTATGATGATGGCTATGCagtaagaggaagaggaggaggaaggggagggcgAGGTGCTCCACCACCACCAAGGGGGCGGGGAGCACCACCTCCAAGAGGTAGAGCTGGCTATTCACAAAGGGGGGCACCTTTGGGACCACCAAGAGGCTCtaggggtggcagagggggtcCTGCACAACAGCAGAGAGGCCGTGGTTCCCGTGGATCTCGGGGCAACCGTGGGGGCAATgtaggagggaagagaaaggcagaTGGGTACAACCAACCTGATTCCAAGCGCCGTCAGACCAACAACCAACAGAACTGGGGTTCCCAGCCCATCGCTCAACAGCCGCTTCAGCAAGGTGGTGACTATTCTGGTAACTATGGTTACAATAATGACAACCAGGAATTTTATCAGGATACTTATGGGCAACAGTGGAAATAG
- the HNRNPR gene encoding heterogeneous nuclear ribonucleoprotein R isoform X2, with protein sequence MANQVNGNAVQLKEEEEPMDTSSVTHTEHYKTLIEAGLPQKVAERLDEIFQTGLVAYVDLDERAIDALREFNEEGALSVLQQFKESDLSHVQNKSAFLCGVMKTYRQREKQGSKVQESTKGPDEAKIKALLERTGYTLDVTTGQRKYGGPPPDSVYSGMQPGIGTEVFVGKIPRDLYEDELVPLFEKAGPIWDLRLMMDPLSGQNRGYAFITFCGKEAAQEAVKLCDSYEIRPGKHLGVCISVANNRLFVGSIPKNKTKENILEEFSKVTEGLVDVILYHQPDDKKKNRGFCFLEYEDHKSAAQARRRLMSGKVKVWGNVVTVEWADPVEEPDPEVMAKVKVLFVRNLATTVTEEILEKSFSEFGKLERVKKLKDYAFVHFEDRGAAVKAMDEMNGKEIEGEEIEIVLAKPPDKKRKERQAARQASRSTAYEDYYYHPPPRMPPPIRGRGRGGGRGGYGYPPDYYGYEDYYDDYYGYDYHDYRGGYEDPYYGYDDGYAVRGRGGGRGGRGAPPPPRGRGAPPPRGRAGYSQRGAPLGPPRGSRGGRGGPAQQQRGRGSRGSRGNRGGNVGGKRKADGYNQPDSKRRQTNNQQNWGSQPIAQQPLQQGGDYSGNYGYNNDNQEFYQDTYGQQWK encoded by the exons ATGGCTAATCAGGTGAATGGTAATGCGGTACagttaaaagaagaggaagaaccaATGGATACTTCCAGTGTAACTCACACAGAACACTACAAGACACTGATAGAGGCAGGCCTCCCACAGAAGGTGGCAGAAAGACttgatgaaatatttcagacag gcTTGGTAGCTTATGTCGATCTTGATGAAAGAGCCATTGATGCTCTCAGGGAATTTAATGAAGAAGGAGCTCTGTCTGTACTACAGCAGTTCAAGGAAAGTGACTTATCACATGTTCAG AACAAAAGTGCATTTTTATGTGGAGTTATGAAGACCTACAGGCAAAGGGAGAAACAGGGGAGCAAGGTGCAAGAGTCTACAAAGGGACCCGATGAAGCAAAGATCAAG GCCTTGCTTGAGAGGACTGGTTATACCCTGGATGTAACCACAGGACAGAGGAAGTATGGTGGTCCTCCACCAGACAGTGTGTACTCTGGCATGCAACCTGGAATTGGAACAGAA GTCTTTGTAGGTAAAATACCAAGAGATTTATATGAGGATGAGTTGGTGCCCCTTTTTGAAAAGGCTGGTCCCATTTGGGATCTACGTCTTATGATGGATCCACTGTCTGGTCAGAACAGAGGGTATGCATTTATCACCTTCTGTGGAAAGGAAGCTGCACAGGAAGCTGTTAAACTG tgTGACAGCTATGAAATTCGCCCTGGTAAACACCTTGGAGTGTGCATTTCTGTGGCAAACAACAGGCTTTTTGTTGGATCAATTCCGAAGAATAAGACTAAAGAAAACATTCTGGAAGAATTCAGTAAAGTCACag AGGGTTTGGTGGACGTTATTCTCTATCATCAACCCGATGACAAAAAGAAGAATCGGGGGTTCTGCTTCCTTGAGTATGAGGATCACAAGTCAGCAGCACAAGCCAGACGCCGGCTGATGAGTGGAAAAGTAAAAGTATGGGGAAATGTAGTTACGGTTGAATGGGCTGACCCTGTGGAAGAACCAGATCCAGAAGTCATGGCTAAG GTGAAAGTTTTATTTGTGAGAAACTTGGCTACTACAGTGACAGAAGAAATACTGGAAAAGTCGTTTTCTGAATTCGGAAAACTTGAAAGAGTGAAGAAGTTGAAAGATTATGCATTTGTTCATTTCGAAGACAGAGGAGCAGCTGTTAAg GCCATGGATGAAATGAATGGCAAAGAAATAGAAGGGGAAGAAATTGAAATAGTCTTAGCCAAGCCaccagacaagaaaaggaaagagcgCCAAGCTGCTAGACAGGCCTCCAGAAGCACTGC GTATGAAGATTATTACTATCACCCTCCTCCTCGTATGCCACCTCCAATTAGAGGTCGGGGTCgtggtggggggagaggtggATATGGCTACCCTCCAGATTACTATGGCTATGAAGATTACTATGATGATTACTATGGTTATGATTATCATGACTATCGTGGAGGCTATGAAGATCCCTACTACGGCTATGATGATGGCTATGCagtaagaggaagaggaggaggaaggggagggcgAGGTGCTCCACCACCACCAAGGGGGCGGGGAGCACCACCTCCAAGAGGTAGAGCTGGCTATTCACAAAGGGGGGCACCTTTGGGACCACCAAGAGGCTCtaggggtggcagagggggtcCTGCACAACAGCAGAGAGGCCGTGGTTCCCGTGGATCTCGGGGCAACCGTGGGGGCAATgtaggagggaagagaaaggcagaTGGGTACAACCAACCTGATTCCAAGCGCCGTCAGACCAACAACCAACAGAACTGGGGTTCCCAGCCCATCGCTCAACAGCCGCTTCAGCAAGGTGGTGACTATTCTGGTAACTATGGTTACAATAATGACAACCAGGAATTTTATCAGGATACTTATGGGCAACAGTGGAAATAG